Proteins encoded by one window of Roseibium sp. Sym1:
- a CDS encoding 1-aminocyclopropane-1-carboxylate deaminase: MNLDKFDRYPLTFGPTPIEHLPRLSEALGGKVDIYAKRDDCNSGLAFGGNKLRKLEYIVPDALASGADTLVSIGGVQSNHTRMVAATAAKIGMKCVVVQEKWVPHYDAVYDRVGNILLTRLMGADSRLVEDGFDIGIRQSWEDALQSVRDAGGVPYGIPAGASVHKYGGLGYVRFAEEVRQQEQAMGVTFDYIVVCVVTGSTQAGMIVGFADQDRADRVIGIDASGTPEQTRQQVRQIVDSTADLVELGRPVQDDEIVIKTDYAYPAYGVPSEETNAAIRLAAKTEAMITDPVYEGKSMQGMIDLIRTGDIPAGSKVLYAHLGGAPAINGYSYYYKDG; encoded by the coding sequence ATGAACCTCGACAAGTTTGACCGTTATCCGCTCACCTTCGGTCCGACCCCGATTGAACATCTTCCCAGACTGTCCGAGGCACTCGGCGGCAAGGTGGACATCTATGCCAAACGGGACGACTGCAATTCGGGTCTGGCCTTTGGCGGCAACAAGCTGAGAAAGCTGGAATATATCGTGCCGGACGCCCTGGCATCCGGTGCGGACACGCTGGTGTCCATCGGCGGCGTCCAGTCAAATCACACACGCATGGTCGCCGCGACGGCAGCAAAAATCGGCATGAAATGCGTCGTCGTCCAGGAAAAGTGGGTGCCGCATTACGATGCCGTCTATGACCGCGTCGGCAACATCCTGCTGACGCGGCTGATGGGGGCCGACTCCCGCCTGGTGGAGGACGGTTTCGATATCGGCATCAGGCAGAGCTGGGAAGACGCGCTTCAGTCCGTGCGTGACGCCGGCGGCGTTCCCTACGGCATTCCGGCGGGCGCCTCCGTCCACAAATACGGCGGTCTCGGCTATGTCCGCTTTGCCGAGGAGGTCAGGCAGCAGGAACAGGCCATGGGCGTCACCTTCGACTACATCGTCGTTTGCGTGGTGACCGGTTCCACCCAGGCCGGGATGATCGTCGGCTTTGCGGACCAGGACCGGGCAGACCGTGTCATCGGCATCGACGCATCCGGCACGCCTGAGCAAACACGGCAACAGGTCCGGCAGATCGTCGACAGCACGGCGGATCTCGTGGAACTCGGGCGCCCGGTGCAGGACGACGAGATCGTGATCAAGACGGACTATGCCTACCCGGCCTATGGCGTGCCTTCGGAGGAAACCAACGCCGCCATCCGGCTTGCCGCCAAGACCGAAGCGATGATCACCGACCCGGTCTATGAGGGCAAATCCATGCAGGGCATGATTGACCTGATCCGGACGGGAGACATACCGGCCGGTTCAAAGGTCCTCTACGCGCATCTTGGCGGCGCGCCTGCGATCAACGGCTACAGCTACTATTACAAGGACGGCTGA
- a CDS encoding Lrp/AsnC family transcriptional regulator — MTENLDRIDRKILRLLQSDGRLSNADLAEQVNVSPATCHRRTQRLFDHGYVQGVRAQVDPVKVDRSALVIVGVVLDRSTPQSFAEFEEVIRKADFILDCHLVAGDFDYFLKIRARDMADFNKLHGEKLIALPGVRQTRTFFVMKEVTDNAPLQF; from the coding sequence ATGACGGAAAACCTGGACAGGATTGACAGGAAAATTCTCAGGCTCTTGCAATCGGATGGCCGTCTCAGCAATGCGGATCTTGCCGAGCAGGTGAATGTGAGCCCTGCAACCTGCCACAGGCGGACACAGCGGCTGTTCGATCATGGCTATGTCCAGGGCGTGCGGGCACAGGTTGATCCGGTCAAGGTCGATCGCTCGGCTCTCGTCATTGTCGGCGTGGTGCTGGACCGCTCGACGCCGCAGAGCTTTGCCGAATTCGAGGAGGTCATCCGAAAAGCCGACTTCATTCTGGACTGCCATCTGGTGGCCGGCGATTTCGACTATTTCCTCAAGATCCGGGCACGGGACATGGCCGACTTCAACAAGCTGCACGGCGAAAAGCTCATCGCGCTTCCGGGCGTGCGCCAGACCCGAACATTCTTTGTCATGAAGGAAGTGACCGACAACGCACCGCTCCAGTTTTAG
- a CDS encoding pyridoxal phosphate-dependent aminotransferase has product MRYAAITDRLADLGGEKWAVHNAARQKQRDGTEIIELTIGEPDIPVDPALIEACHASMLRGRTHYSNGRGEHGLLEALVEKYRPRFPEITTDNILCFPGTQTALYAVITALADAGEGVLVGDPYYATYEGVIRASGAVLQPVPLGIDTGFVMRPEDLEKAVTGNSRVLLLNTPHNPTGSLLDRETIAQLGRIARTHDLWIVCDEVYEDLIFDGEFASPIEFQDLRDRTVVTSSISKTFAATGFRSGWAVGPEEFCTRLLPISETILFGNQPFIADMTEAALRGTFDTAERMRKSYAARAGMIAAELAGCPALKPGRPTGGMFIMIDVAATGLSGEQFAWKLLEEQGVAVMPGNSFGENAPDLIRVALTVPDEDLREAMRRIHTFADARAAA; this is encoded by the coding sequence ATGCGTTATGCCGCAATCACCGATCGCCTCGCGGATCTGGGGGGAGAGAAATGGGCCGTGCACAATGCTGCCCGGCAAAAACAGCGGGACGGGACGGAGATCATCGAACTGACCATCGGCGAGCCGGACATTCCGGTCGACCCGGCGCTAATCGAAGCCTGCCACGCCTCCATGCTGAGGGGCCGGACGCATTATTCCAACGGCCGTGGTGAACACGGCCTGCTGGAAGCACTGGTGGAGAAATACCGGCCACGGTTTCCGGAGATCACCACGGACAACATCCTGTGTTTCCCGGGCACCCAGACCGCGCTCTACGCCGTGATCACGGCCTTGGCCGATGCCGGTGAAGGCGTGCTGGTCGGCGATCCCTACTATGCCACCTATGAAGGGGTCATCAGGGCCTCCGGCGCGGTTCTCCAGCCGGTTCCGCTCGGCATCGATACCGGCTTCGTCATGCGCCCCGAGGACCTGGAGAAGGCCGTCACCGGAAACAGCCGCGTGCTTCTGCTCAACACGCCGCACAACCCGACGGGCTCCCTTCTCGACAGGGAGACCATCGCGCAGCTCGGCCGGATCGCCCGGACCCACGACCTCTGGATCGTCTGCGACGAGGTCTATGAAGACCTCATCTTCGACGGCGAGTTCGCCTCGCCGATCGAATTTCAGGACCTGCGGGACCGCACGGTCGTCACCTCGTCGATCTCCAAGACCTTCGCGGCAACCGGCTTTCGCAGCGGCTGGGCCGTCGGGCCGGAAGAGTTCTGCACCCGGCTCCTGCCGATCTCCGAAACCATCCTGTTCGGCAACCAGCCCTTCATCGCCGACATGACCGAGGCCGCCTTGCGCGGCACGTTCGACACCGCCGAGCGCATGCGCAAGAGCTACGCCGCCCGCGCCGGCATGATCGCTGCGGAACTGGCCGGCTGCCCGGCCCTCAAGCCCGGCCGGCCGACCGGCGGCATGTTCATCATGATCGACGTCGCCGCAACGGGCCTTTCCGGCGAACAGTTCGCCTGGAAGCTTCTTGAGGAACAGGGCGTTGCCGTCATGCCCGGAAATTCGTTCGGCGAAAATGCCCCCGACCTGATCCGGGTTGCCCTGACCGTGCCCGATGAGGACCTGCGCGAGGCGATGCGGCGCATTCATACCTTCGCGGACGCCCGCGCGGCGGCCTGA
- a CDS encoding LysE family translocator yields the protein MPVDLWLLFVAVSLLPAISPGPAVMLALSNTLRFGRNATLASASGNALGLVVLGFAVALGFGAIMATSAIAFTVLKIIGAAYLIFLGIRIWRDKTTFQLQNGVLTARKSGWKLFLEALLVSVTNPKAILVITALFPQFMRTDRIDLAEITILSVTYAALCFANHAAIAFAGGHMRRFLTSARRMLWVRRVTGTLFVGFGTALAAASR from the coding sequence ATGCCCGTCGATCTCTGGCTGCTGTTCGTCGCCGTTTCCCTTCTGCCTGCGATCAGTCCCGGCCCCGCCGTCATGCTGGCGCTGTCCAACACGCTGCGCTTCGGCCGCAACGCGACGCTTGCTTCGGCCAGCGGCAACGCGCTCGGCCTGGTGGTGCTCGGCTTTGCCGTCGCGCTCGGCTTCGGCGCAATCATGGCAACCTCGGCCATCGCGTTCACCGTGCTGAAGATCATCGGCGCCGCCTACCTGATCTTTCTCGGGATCAGAATCTGGCGGGACAAGACCACGTTTCAGCTCCAGAACGGTGTTCTGACCGCCCGGAAAAGCGGCTGGAAACTGTTTCTCGAAGCCTTGCTGGTCTCGGTCACCAATCCCAAGGCGATCCTGGTGATCACCGCGCTCTTTCCACAGTTCATGCGCACGGACCGCATCGACCTCGCGGAGATCACGATCCTGTCGGTGACCTACGCGGCGCTCTGCTTTGCCAATCATGCGGCGATCGCCTTTGCCGGCGGCCACATGCGCCGGTTCCTGACCTCTGCCAGGCGGATGCTGTGGGTACGGCGGGTGACCGGCACCCTGTTTGTCGGCTTCGGAACGGCTTTGGCGGCCGCGAGCCGGTAA
- a CDS encoding HD domain-containing protein: MDDSFTRQISFLLETDKLKDVLRLNHLADGNRRETTAEHCWHVILQTLTLADHAPAGTDIAHVVRLLAVHDLVEIDAGDHWVTDDNREGVKEREQAAAERLFALLPETQAREFHDLWLEFEACETTEARFANAMDALHPMVLVFASGQPDPTHEPLSAETMRRTKEDRLAPFPTLWAYARDLLDKAVRDGRLLP; encoded by the coding sequence ATGGACGACAGCTTCACACGTCAGATTTCCTTTCTCCTGGAAACGGACAAGCTGAAGGACGTTCTCCGGCTCAATCACCTTGCGGACGGCAATCGGCGGGAGACCACGGCGGAGCATTGCTGGCACGTCATCCTGCAGACGCTGACCCTCGCGGACCATGCCCCCGCGGGTACCGACATTGCCCATGTGGTGCGCCTGCTCGCGGTGCATGACCTGGTCGAGATCGATGCCGGCGATCACTGGGTGACCGACGACAACCGGGAAGGTGTCAAGGAACGGGAACAGGCTGCCGCCGAGCGCCTGTTCGCCTTGCTGCCGGAGACACAGGCCCGGGAGTTTCACGACCTGTGGCTCGAATTCGAAGCCTGCGAGACAACCGAAGCCCGCTTCGCCAATGCCATGGACGCACTGCATCCGATGGTGCTGGTGTTCGCGTCCGGACAGCCCGACCCGACCCACGAACCGCTGTCCGCGGAAACCATGCGGCGGACCAAGGAGGACCGCCTCGCCCCCTTCCCAACGCTCTGGGCCTATGCACGCGACCTGCTCGACAAGGCCGTTCGCGACGGCCGTCTCCTGCCCTGA
- a CDS encoding NAD(P)-dependent oxidoreductase gives MQRTETISGVLLSSNMDLKSFYGLETSGRDADVRLFEPEEVSDPDAIRFAVCWLPDTDAFAPYPNLQMAMSIGAGVDALLGHPGLDETAMVCRVRDPHQAELMAGYTAHEVLHVLRDFAALKESQDRQDWAPLPMAPPRDTTIAVLGNGTMGKSVTRALAALGFTVRVACRTIPDDPLAGVGYVAGADAVLRAAEGANIVVNVLPLTQATENILNARLFGRLAEGSWLVQIGRGEHLHEMDFMAALDSGRLAGASLDVFRQEPLPADHPFWNDKRLRITPHIASDSTPSIVREQVLTSAKELLGGSVPSLAIDRRRGY, from the coding sequence ATGCAACGGACTGAAACCATCAGCGGCGTTCTCCTCAGCAGCAACATGGACCTGAAATCCTTCTACGGCCTGGAGACCAGCGGCCGGGACGCGGACGTGCGGCTGTTTGAACCGGAGGAAGTCAGCGACCCGGACGCGATCCGCTTCGCGGTCTGCTGGCTGCCGGACACGGACGCCTTCGCTCCCTATCCCAACCTGCAGATGGCCATGTCGATCGGCGCCGGCGTCGACGCCCTGCTCGGTCACCCGGGCCTGGACGAAACCGCCATGGTGTGCCGGGTGCGCGACCCGCACCAGGCCGAGCTCATGGCAGGTTATACCGCCCATGAAGTGCTGCATGTCCTGCGGGATTTCGCGGCGCTCAAGGAGAGCCAGGACCGGCAGGACTGGGCGCCGCTGCCGATGGCTCCCCCAAGAGACACAACGATCGCCGTTCTGGGCAACGGCACGATGGGCAAGTCGGTCACACGCGCGCTTGCCGCGCTCGGGTTCACGGTGCGGGTTGCCTGCCGGACAATTCCCGACGATCCGCTCGCCGGTGTCGGCTATGTCGCCGGCGCGGATGCCGTGTTGCGGGCCGCCGAGGGCGCGAACATCGTGGTCAACGTCCTGCCCCTGACACAGGCAACCGAGAATATCCTGAACGCCCGCCTGTTCGGCCGGCTTGCCGAGGGCAGCTGGCTGGTGCAGATCGGCCGGGGCGAGCATCTCCACGAGATGGATTTCATGGCGGCACTGGACAGCGGACGCCTCGCCGGTGCCAGCCTCGATGTTTTTCGGCAGGAACCCCTGCCCGCCGATCACCCGTTCTGGAACGACAAGCGCCTGCGCATCACGCCGCATATTGCCAGCGACTCCACGCCGAGCATCGTCCGCGAGCAGGTGCTCACGAGCGCGAAGGAACTTCTGGGCGGGAGCGTCCCGAGCCTCGCCATAGACCGGCGGCGCGGTTACTGA
- a CDS encoding pyridoxine 5'-phosphate synthase, translating into MSAVSRLSVNVNAVAMLRNRRDLPWPSVTGLAAIAMEAGAKGVTVHPRPDERHIRKSDVFELSDLIEDRFPNKELCLEGYPAPDFLRLVEDARPEQVLFVPDDPEQTTSDHGWDFSKDTGALETAIAAAKEWAVTVSLFCDPDPASPEHAARLGAERIEIYTGPYGACYDDPARAARELDKVVATAEAARDCGLGVNAGHDLTVENIPPMLARAPFIREMSIGHGFTADALIHGFAGSVARFRKAMGEI; encoded by the coding sequence ATGTCCGCCGTTTCGCGTCTCTCCGTCAACGTCAATGCCGTCGCCATGTTGCGCAACCGCCGCGACTTGCCCTGGCCGAGCGTGACGGGCCTGGCCGCGATCGCCATGGAAGCCGGGGCCAAGGGCGTCACCGTGCATCCTCGCCCCGACGAGCGCCACATCCGCAAGAGCGACGTCTTCGAACTGTCCGACCTGATCGAGGACCGGTTCCCGAACAAGGAACTGTGCCTGGAAGGCTATCCCGCACCCGACTTCCTGAGGCTCGTCGAGGACGCCCGGCCGGAACAGGTGCTGTTCGTGCCCGACGATCCGGAGCAGACAACCTCCGACCATGGCTGGGATTTTTCCAAGGACACCGGCGCGCTCGAAACGGCGATCGCAGCGGCGAAGGAATGGGCCGTCACGGTGTCTCTGTTCTGCGACCCGGATCCGGCCTCCCCGGAGCATGCTGCCCGTCTCGGCGCGGAACGGATCGAGATCTACACCGGGCCCTATGGCGCCTGTTACGACGACCCGGCCAGGGCGGCCAGGGAACTCGACAAGGTGGTCGCCACCGCGGAAGCCGCACGGGACTGCGGCCTTGGCGTCAATGCCGGCCATGACCTGACGGTCGAGAACATCCCGCCGATGCTGGCCCGCGCGCCCTTCATCCGGGAAATGTCGATCGGCCATGGCTTTACCGCCGACGCGCTGATCCACGGCTTCGCAGGCAGCGTCGCCCGGTTCCGCAAGGCGATGGGCGAGATCTGA
- a CDS encoding class II aldolase/adducin family protein, whose product MSPAEYEARVELAACYRLAAHYRMTDLIYTHITARVPDEPGHFLINPYGYLWEEITATSLVKIDVDGNKVGDSPNRVNPAGFTIHSAIHRSRHDAAWVMHTHTRAGVAVSSVEEGLLPLNQIALQFYGRTGYHDYEGIALDLDERDRITKSLGAHPALILRSHGLLTVGESAGQMFSNMFYLNRACEIQESTLAMGLTPLVVEDDLARHVTAQYDQMAVDDGDLVLEWDAQMRLADRLDPGFRD is encoded by the coding sequence ATGAGCCCGGCGGAATACGAGGCGCGGGTCGAGCTGGCCGCCTGCTACCGGCTGGCCGCGCATTACCGGATGACCGATCTCATCTACACCCACATCACCGCCCGGGTTCCGGACGAGCCGGGACATTTCCTGATCAATCCCTATGGCTACCTGTGGGAGGAGATCACGGCGACGTCCCTGGTGAAGATCGATGTGGACGGCAACAAGGTCGGCGACAGTCCCAACCGGGTGAACCCGGCCGGCTTTACCATTCACAGCGCGATCCATCGCAGCCGGCACGATGCCGCCTGGGTGATGCACACGCATACCCGCGCCGGTGTCGCGGTCTCCAGTGTCGAGGAGGGCCTGTTGCCGCTGAACCAGATCGCCCTGCAATTCTACGGCCGTACCGGCTATCACGACTACGAGGGGATTGCGCTCGACCTGGACGAACGCGACCGGATCACGAAGAGCCTCGGCGCCCATCCCGCGCTGATCTTGCGGAGCCACGGTCTGCTGACGGTCGGGGAAAGTGCCGGGCAGATGTTTTCCAACATGTTCTATCTGAACCGGGCCTGCGAGATCCAGGAAAGCACCCTGGCCATGGGGCTGACGCCTCTGGTGGTGGAAGACGATCTGGCCAGGCACGTGACGGCGCAATACGACCAGATGGCGGTCGACGACGGCGATCTCGTGCTGGAATGGGATGCCCAGATGCGGCTCGCGGACCGGCTCGATCCCGGTTTCAGGGATTGA
- a CDS encoding NADPH-dependent FMN reductase, translated as MPVSLLTFCGSLRAASSNLALLTAAERLAPEGVSLERYDAVADLPHFSPDLDADELLPERVRDLRDRVAAADGLLFAAPEYMHSLPGSFKNTLDWMVGCTRFPGKPVALAHVSDRHAFAPGQLEEVLRTMAARIVPEACFSLGLATNRLTAEEICEDARSSALIRQALTGFRKACGGPS; from the coding sequence ATGCCCGTCTCGCTTCTCACCTTTTGCGGCAGCCTGCGCGCCGCCTCGTCCAACCTGGCTTTGCTGACCGCCGCCGAACGTCTGGCGCCGGAGGGAGTGTCCCTCGAGCGCTATGACGCCGTTGCCGACCTGCCGCATTTCTCGCCGGACCTCGACGCGGACGAGTTGTTGCCGGAACGCGTCCGGGACCTGCGCGACCGGGTCGCGGCAGCCGACGGATTGCTGTTCGCCGCACCGGAATACATGCATTCCCTGCCCGGCAGCTTCAAGAATACGCTCGACTGGATGGTCGGCTGCACCCGCTTTCCCGGCAAGCCGGTGGCCCTTGCCCATGTCAGCGACCGGCACGCTTTCGCGCCCGGCCAGCTGGAAGAGGTGCTCAGGACCATGGCCGCCCGCATCGTGCCCGAGGCATGTTTCAGCTTGGGTCTGGCGACCAACAGACTGACTGCCGAGGAGATCTGCGAGGATGCCCGGAGCTCGGCCCTCATCAGGCAGGCCCTGACAGGGTTCCGCAAGGCCTGCGGCGGCCCCTCCTAA
- a CDS encoding TetR family transcriptional regulator C-terminal domain-containing protein, protein MSRKDFQRLSQDFRRSSLMEATLVCIAQYGLTGATVRRITEEAGVTPGMVRHYFGSKNELITNAYAYLVGQLTSGAGERARQASGESGLQLRQFLLANLTTPNLSEDKVSLWATFIGRVKYEREFADIHREGYRDFLNLLETLIEPVLQEHGLPHGGEVCRRHAIALNGLIDGLWMEGSLDSGLYSRAILPGLIIEAGERLLGLPAGSLAGPVTAPDEQG, encoded by the coding sequence ATGAGCCGAAAAGACTTCCAGCGCCTGTCCCAGGATTTCCGCCGCAGCAGCCTCATGGAGGCGACGCTGGTCTGTATCGCGCAATACGGACTGACCGGCGCGACGGTCCGGCGGATCACGGAAGAAGCCGGCGTTACACCGGGCATGGTCCGCCATTATTTCGGCAGCAAGAACGAGCTGATCACCAATGCCTACGCCTATCTGGTCGGCCAGCTGACCTCCGGGGCCGGGGAACGGGCGCGGCAGGCGAGCGGCGAATCCGGCCTGCAGCTCCGGCAGTTCCTGCTGGCCAACCTGACCACGCCCAACCTGTCGGAGGACAAGGTCTCGCTCTGGGCGACCTTTATCGGTCGGGTCAAGTACGAACGCGAATTTGCCGACATTCACCGCGAAGGCTACCGGGATTTCCTCAACCTGCTCGAAACCCTGATCGAGCCTGTGCTTCAAGAACACGGCCTGCCCCATGGCGGCGAGGTCTGCCGCCGCCACGCGATTGCACTCAACGGCCTCATTGACGGCCTGTGGATGGAAGGTTCGCTCGATTCCGGGCTCTACAGCCGTGCCATCCTGCCCGGCCTGATCATCGAGGCCGGCGAGCGCCTGCTCGGCCTGCCCGCCGGCAGCCTCGCCGGCCCCGTCACAGCTCCAGACGAACAAGGATGA